The proteins below are encoded in one region of Candidatus Thiodiazotropha sp. LNASS1:
- a CDS encoding FHA domain-containing protein, giving the protein MEKLVVMGDDESPQEFPLVGKRMLIGRDESCEVCLKDRSVSRHHATLIKVFSGYSIEDEQSTNGTRVNGNTVTKRFLKHGDLIEVGKYHLRFITQAPPQDMDDPDRTVVLRPRAPKLVQPSSPEVAGVQPADAESSTQPDIETPVKDRPRVRFLDGENKGKVKVVDRAFFSVGNPGGDLVLINQRQSGFFLLKVGGDNPPMINGEPIKAGGVELHDGDRIDLGDLSLEFLN; this is encoded by the coding sequence ATGGAAAAACTCGTTGTTATGGGTGATGATGAGTCACCGCAAGAGTTTCCACTTGTCGGCAAACGCATGTTGATCGGACGTGACGAGAGCTGCGAAGTCTGTCTTAAGGATCGTTCAGTCAGCCGCCACCATGCCACGCTAATAAAAGTCTTCAGTGGATATTCCATTGAGGATGAACAGAGCACCAACGGCACTCGGGTCAATGGCAACACCGTTACAAAGCGTTTCCTGAAACACGGTGACCTGATCGAGGTCGGCAAATACCATCTTCGCTTTATCACCCAGGCGCCACCCCAAGATATGGATGATCCCGATAGGACAGTGGTATTGCGTCCGCGAGCGCCCAAACTTGTTCAGCCATCATCACCCGAGGTTGCAGGAGTTCAACCGGCCGATGCGGAATCGAGTACACAACCGGATATTGAGACGCCTGTTAAGGATAGGCCCAGGGTGCGTTTCCTTGACGGTGAAAATAAGGGCAAGGTGAAAGTGGTCGATAGGGCCTTTTTCAGTGTGGGCAACCCCGGTGGTGATCTGGTGCTGATAAATCAGCGTCAATCGGGATTCTTTCTGCTCAAAGTTGGCGGCGATAATCCGCCAATGATCAATGGTGAGCCCATCAAAGCGGGTGGCGTGGAACTGCACGACGGCGACCGCATCGACCTGGGTGATCTATCCCTGGAGTTTCTTAATTAA
- a CDS encoding PP2C family serine/threonine-protein phosphatase encodes MKFDVAMRTDKGVVREHNEDAIGGDPDAGFMILADGMGGANAGEVASSLSVEMLTSQLAGSSEAGYAETGRERLLNAIQDVNHAIQELSQQVPEYQGMGTTLVVGLFTEHSLLYAHVGDSRLYRLRDGLFEQMTTDHTIIQEMVNLGDFASFEQALMAGVPTNVLSRAVGSEEIVDIDLSETEIDNGDLYLFCSDGLTGMVTDDEIQSILENINLDLMQQADELVEFACRMGGVDNISVILVRAMANDSN; translated from the coding sequence TTGAAATTTGATGTGGCAATGCGTACCGATAAAGGGGTGGTACGGGAGCATAATGAGGATGCCATCGGTGGTGATCCTGATGCCGGGTTTATGATACTCGCTGACGGTATGGGCGGCGCCAACGCCGGTGAGGTCGCCAGCAGCCTGTCGGTCGAGATGCTGACGAGTCAGTTGGCCGGTTCCAGTGAAGCCGGTTATGCGGAAACAGGGCGGGAGCGACTGCTGAATGCCATCCAGGATGTGAATCATGCAATACAAGAGCTCTCGCAGCAGGTGCCGGAGTATCAGGGCATGGGAACGACCCTGGTGGTCGGGCTATTCACCGAGCATAGCCTGCTATACGCCCATGTAGGGGATTCCAGGCTCTATCGCCTGCGGGACGGTCTGTTTGAGCAGATGACCACGGACCATACAATCATCCAGGAGATGGTCAACCTTGGGGATTTCGCCAGTTTTGAGCAGGCACTCATGGCAGGTGTGCCAACCAACGTATTGTCACGGGCAGTAGGCTCAGAAGAGATAGTGGATATCGACCTGAGCGAGACGGAGATCGATAATGGTGATCTCTATCTCTTTTGCTCCGATGGTCTCACAGGTATGGTGACGGATGATGAAATCCAAAGTATCCTAGAAAATATTAATCTCGATCTTATGCAGCAGGCCGATGAGCTTGTCGAATTTGCCTGCAGGATGGGGGGCGTGGATAACATCTCTGTTATTCTGGTTCGCGCCATGGCGAATGATAGTAATTAA
- a CDS encoding DsbC family protein yields the protein MKRTYQAALRRGLMLLPIATLFTVGPVMGEPTKQNAEIQKVREGVNKILKRGNISSVAPSKINGLYEVMVGPQLYYVSADGRYLLSGNMYDIETREDLTTPKVSHAKAEAIEAVGEANMVVFAPEKTKHTVTIFTDIDCGYCQKLHSEIKDYNDLGISVRYLMFPRAGIGSESFDKAITVLCSDDRNDAMTRSKAGEKLAKKVCDNPVEQHWALGKSLGVNGTPAIFLKSGDLLPGYIPAQRLSAILQELEKNQSQK from the coding sequence ATGAAACGAACATATCAAGCTGCCCTGCGCAGGGGTTTAATGTTACTGCCGATAGCCACCCTGTTCACTGTCGGACCCGTCATGGGAGAGCCTACCAAGCAAAACGCTGAGATCCAGAAGGTACGCGAAGGGGTCAACAAAATACTCAAGCGGGGTAATATCTCCAGTGTCGCCCCCTCGAAGATCAACGGCCTGTATGAGGTCATGGTGGGTCCGCAACTCTATTACGTATCCGCTGACGGCAGGTATCTTTTGAGTGGAAACATGTACGATATCGAAACCCGGGAGGATTTGACCACACCGAAGGTTTCCCATGCCAAAGCTGAAGCGATCGAGGCGGTGGGTGAAGCCAATATGGTGGTTTTCGCGCCGGAAAAGACCAAGCACACCGTCACCATATTCACCGATATAGATTGTGGCTATTGCCAGAAGCTGCATAGTGAAATAAAAGACTATAATGACCTGGGTATCAGTGTGCGCTACCTGATGTTTCCCAGGGCCGGCATTGGCAGTGAATCCTTCGATAAGGCGATAACCGTATTGTGTTCCGACGATCGTAACGATGCCATGACCCGTTCCAAGGCGGGTGAGAAGCTGGCTAAAAAAGTGTGCGACAATCCGGTCGAACAGCACTGGGCCCTCGGTAAGAGCCTGGGGGTGAACGGAACACCGGCCATATTCCTGAAAAGCGGAGATTTGCTGCCCGGCTATATTCCCGCACAACGCCTGAGTGCTATTTTACAGGAGTTGGAGAAGAATCAGTCTCAGAAGTGA